One Actinospica robiniae DSM 44927 genomic region harbors:
- a CDS encoding cellulose binding domain-containing protein, translated as MIRSDRRKFRSTVVALAVAALLAAGAETVAARTGDQAAAPAASAAALTSTVEDSGAGCAVSLPGSLTSNASLPDPFTSLNGTRITSVSDWTCRREEILQLAEKYVYGQKGAKPASVSGTVSGSNVTVNVTDNGHSVSFSAGVTLPSTGSGPFPAVIVYGGTGVDTATILASGAAVINYNPLNVGAEGTPRSDKQGAYYTLYGSSDSTGLLMAWAWGVSRIIDVINQSGGSVLASSVGVTGCSRYGKGALVAGAFDQRVALTMPVESGTDGAPIFRGVPGESGAQPLDEAYNEQPWVGDAFSAFTGNPNMLPIDTHEILGLVAPRGLFVMENPHIDWLATTSGSVAALGAREIYNALGASSNISYWSDVQDGTHCAVRPEWKAPLQQSIKAFLLNSGTGPGTFHVSSLKSGNLAQWRNWTTPTLTSGPPTSSSPSTGPTSSSPSSSPTPSPSTGSQPPPSTPPTGCTAAVTVNQWSGGFTASVNVTAGGAAIHGWTVSMSLPTGAAVTSTWNATASGTGPTRFANVSYDGSLGAGQTTNFGFQGTGTGQGMTVVSCAAS; from the coding sequence ATGATCAGATCGGACCGCCGCAAGTTTCGCTCGACGGTGGTCGCGCTCGCCGTGGCGGCGCTGCTGGCCGCGGGCGCGGAGACGGTCGCGGCGCGGACCGGCGACCAGGCCGCCGCGCCCGCCGCCTCCGCCGCGGCGCTCACCAGCACCGTCGAGGACTCCGGCGCGGGCTGCGCGGTCAGCCTGCCCGGCAGCCTCACCTCCAACGCGAGCCTGCCCGACCCCTTCACCAGCCTCAACGGGACCCGCATCACCTCGGTGTCGGACTGGACCTGCCGGCGCGAGGAGATCCTGCAGCTGGCGGAGAAGTACGTGTACGGACAGAAGGGCGCCAAGCCCGCCTCCGTCAGCGGTACCGTCAGCGGCAGCAACGTCACCGTCAACGTGACGGACAACGGGCACAGCGTCAGCTTCTCCGCGGGTGTGACGCTGCCGAGCACCGGATCAGGGCCCTTCCCCGCCGTCATCGTCTACGGCGGGACCGGCGTGGACACCGCGACGATCCTCGCCTCCGGCGCGGCCGTCATCAACTACAACCCGCTCAACGTCGGCGCCGAGGGCACCCCACGCAGCGACAAGCAGGGCGCTTACTACACCCTCTACGGCTCCTCCGACAGCACCGGCCTGCTGATGGCGTGGGCCTGGGGCGTCAGCCGCATCATCGACGTCATCAACCAGTCCGGCGGCTCCGTCCTGGCCAGTTCGGTGGGCGTCACCGGCTGCTCGCGCTACGGCAAGGGCGCGCTGGTGGCCGGCGCGTTCGACCAGCGGGTCGCGTTGACCATGCCGGTCGAGTCGGGCACGGACGGCGCGCCGATCTTCCGCGGGGTCCCCGGCGAGAGCGGCGCGCAGCCGCTGGACGAGGCGTACAACGAGCAGCCCTGGGTCGGCGACGCCTTCAGCGCGTTCACCGGCAACCCGAACATGCTTCCCATCGACACGCACGAGATCCTCGGCCTGGTCGCGCCGCGCGGGTTGTTCGTGATGGAGAACCCGCACATCGACTGGCTGGCCACGACCTCGGGCAGTGTTGCGGCCTTGGGCGCGCGGGAGATCTACAACGCGCTCGGCGCTTCGTCGAACATCAGCTACTGGTCCGACGTGCAGGACGGCACGCACTGCGCCGTGCGGCCGGAGTGGAAGGCGCCGCTCCAGCAGAGCATCAAGGCGTTCCTGCTGAACTCGGGCACCGGCCCGGGCACGTTCCACGTCTCCAGCCTGAAGTCGGGGAACCTGGCGCAGTGGCGGAATTGGACCACGCCGACCTTGACGAGCGGGCCGCCCACCTCGAGCAGCCCTTCGACCGGTCCCACTTCGAGCAGCCCCTCGAGCAGTCCGACGCCGAGTCCGTCGACGGGTTCCCAGCCGCCGCCGAGCACGCCGCCCACCGGCTGCACGGCGGCGGTCACGGTGAACCAGTGGTCGGGTGGCTTCACGGCCAGCGTCAACGTCACCGCCGGCGGCGCGGCCATCCACGGGTGGACGGTCAGCATGAGCCTGCCCACCGGAGCCGCGGTGACCAGCACCTGGAACGCCACGGCCAGCGGGACCGGCCCGACCCGGTTCGCGAACGTCAGCTACGACGGCAGCCTGGGGGCCGGTCAGACGACCAACTTCGGCTTCCAGGGCACCGGCACCGGACAGGGCATGACCGTGGTGTCCTGTGCCGCCTCCTGA
- the treZ gene encoding malto-oligosyltrehalose trehalohydrolase, translating to MTNFEVWAPNADQVDLDLGDRVLPMKKADRPERPGWWRAEAESATGDYAFRLDGGPSRPDPRARRQPYGVHGGSRLDGAAAFPWTDGEWHGRPLRGSVLYELHIGTFTPEGTFDAAIGRLDHLARLGVDFVELMPVAAFGGDHGWGYDGVGLWAVHEPYGGPDGLRRFVDACHAHGLGVVLDVVYNHLGPSGNYLAEFGPYFTDTHVTPWGAAVNLDAPGSDEVRAFLVGNALHWLRENHLDGLRLDAVHALIDNRALHFLEELAAAVDGLAASSGRILHLIAETDRNDPHTVTPRPAGGQGVHAQWSDDFHHALHSALTGENQGYYCDFGPLAAIEKTLTSAFYHDGGYSAFRGRCHGRPVDTQALDADRFIVSLQTHDQVGNRAEGDRIGFALSEGLRRVGAALLLTSPFTPQLFMGEEWGAGTPWQYFTDHPEPDLAEAVRAGRRAEFARYGWSADRVPDPQDPATFQRSKLDWDEPGQPGPRALLDWYRDLIALRRARPDLADPSFASVSVTCDEEHRWLVVSRGALRVAANLSPEPRSIPLDAAAREILLASDPRVRLIDDGVELPAESAAVLA from the coding sequence ATGACCAATTTCGAGGTGTGGGCGCCGAATGCCGACCAGGTCGACCTCGACCTCGGCGACCGGGTGCTGCCGATGAAGAAGGCCGACCGGCCGGAGCGTCCGGGCTGGTGGCGGGCCGAGGCGGAGAGCGCCACCGGCGACTACGCCTTCCGCCTCGACGGCGGACCGTCCCGGCCGGACCCGCGCGCGCGGCGCCAGCCCTACGGCGTGCACGGCGGCAGCCGGCTCGACGGCGCGGCGGCGTTCCCGTGGACGGACGGGGAGTGGCACGGCCGGCCGCTGCGCGGATCAGTGCTCTACGAACTGCACATCGGCACCTTCACCCCGGAGGGCACGTTCGACGCGGCGATCGGCCGGCTCGACCACCTCGCCCGCCTCGGCGTGGACTTCGTCGAGCTCATGCCGGTCGCGGCCTTCGGCGGGGACCACGGCTGGGGCTACGACGGCGTCGGCCTGTGGGCGGTGCACGAGCCGTACGGCGGGCCCGACGGGCTGCGCCGCTTCGTCGATGCCTGCCATGCCCACGGCCTCGGCGTCGTGCTCGACGTCGTCTACAACCACCTCGGTCCGAGCGGGAACTACCTCGCAGAGTTCGGGCCCTACTTCACCGACACGCACGTCACGCCGTGGGGCGCCGCGGTGAACCTGGACGCGCCCGGCTCGGACGAGGTGCGCGCCTTCCTGGTCGGCAACGCCCTCCACTGGCTGCGCGAGAACCACCTCGACGGACTGCGCCTCGACGCCGTGCACGCGCTCATCGACAACAGAGCCCTGCATTTCCTGGAGGAACTCGCCGCCGCGGTGGACGGCCTGGCCGCCAGCAGCGGCCGCATCCTGCACCTGATCGCGGAGACGGACCGCAACGATCCGCACACCGTCACCCCGCGCCCGGCCGGCGGACAGGGCGTGCACGCGCAGTGGAGCGACGACTTCCACCACGCCCTGCACAGTGCCCTGACAGGCGAGAACCAAGGCTACTACTGCGATTTCGGGCCGCTCGCCGCGATCGAGAAGACGCTGACGTCAGCCTTCTACCACGATGGCGGCTACTCGGCCTTCCGCGGCCGCTGCCACGGCCGCCCGGTCGACACGCAGGCGCTGGACGCGGATCGCTTCATCGTCTCGCTGCAGACGCACGACCAGGTCGGCAACCGGGCCGAGGGCGACCGGATCGGCTTCGCGCTCTCCGAAGGGCTGCGCCGGGTGGGCGCGGCCCTGCTGCTCACCTCGCCGTTCACGCCGCAGCTGTTCATGGGCGAGGAGTGGGGCGCCGGCACGCCCTGGCAGTACTTCACCGACCACCCCGAACCGGACCTCGCCGAGGCCGTGCGGGCCGGCCGCCGCGCCGAGTTCGCCCGCTACGGCTGGTCGGCCGACCGGGTCCCCGACCCGCAGGACCCTGCGACATTCCAGCGCAGCAAGCTCGACTGGGACGAGCCGGGCCAGCCAGGCCCGCGCGCACTGCTGGACTGGTACCGCGACCTGATCGCCCTGCGCCGGGCCCGCCCCGACCTCGCCGACCCGAGCTTCGCCAGCGTATCCGTGACCTGCGACGAGGAGCACCGCTGGCTGGTAGTGAGTCGCGGCGCCCTGCGGGTGGCGGCGAACCTCTCGCCCGAGCCGCGCTCGATCCCGCTCGACGCCGCGGCCCGCGAGATCCTGCTCGCCTCGGATCCCCGCGTCCGGCTCATCGACGACGGCGTGGAACTGCCGGCGGAATCGGCCGCGGTCCTGGCCTGA
- the treY gene encoding malto-oligosyltrehalose synthase yields MSSPEPSPEAGPPRTVVPSGTYRIQLTDSMTFDDVCAQVDYLDRLGVSHVYLSPILQAAIGSTHGYDVVDHNQIAEGLGGVEGLRRLAERLHARGMGAIVDVVPNHMAVPVPEKRNRALWSVLREGPESPYASWFDVDWSAQDGALLLPVLGRRIAECLRTGELAVDESDEAVAEFGGPVLRYFSHVFPVRPGTEHLPMHTLVRAQHYRLAYWRVATEEPGYRRFFDVSSLIAIRVEDSGVLHATHRLLLELMREGILDGLRIDHPDGLADPRGYLRFLRKATSGAWTVVEKILAADEQLPIDWECAGTTGYDAQRAIGALLTDPIGAERLVALYVGLTGSAQDFGPVAREARLFVLDTVLRAEADRLVEVLVAICRTELELRDHTQLGLHESVCALIANLRVYRAYSVPGEPPPADSVIRVEAAAKAAAAQLPAERHETLYLVRDIALGRVGPRDELRDEFQIRFQQTCAAVTAKGVEDTAFYRWTALPGASDVGGEPTEPALAPARFHGFCALRQAEWPAAMTVLSTHDSKRSEDVRARLTVLTEMPEDWAVALAGFQTAVRATAAPPAAPEPADEYLLWQSLFGAWPIDGERLLPYLRKALREAKTRTSWSAPDEDYEARVLDFAAAALASDKVRAEVEAFVQRIEPYTTSNILTQKLVQLTMAGVPDVYQGSESEFWALTDPDNRRPVDFGHLRELLDKADADAEGDSAAEARGGALAKILVTSRALRLRRERPEFFGPEASQTPLFAIGPAAGHAVALLRGENVATVGTRLPAALERFGGWRDTALPLPPGTWRCRLSGRAYRVDAQSGVGLPLAWLTEHLPVALLVREEEVEVEIA; encoded by the coding sequence TTGTCGTCGCCTGAGCCGTCGCCCGAAGCCGGTCCGCCGCGTACCGTCGTGCCCTCGGGCACCTACCGGATCCAGCTGACCGACTCGATGACCTTCGACGACGTCTGCGCGCAGGTCGACTACCTGGACCGGCTCGGCGTCAGCCACGTCTACCTCTCGCCGATCCTGCAGGCCGCGATCGGCTCGACCCACGGCTACGACGTGGTCGACCACAATCAGATCGCGGAAGGCCTCGGCGGCGTGGAAGGGCTTCGCCGGCTGGCCGAGCGGCTGCACGCGCGCGGCATGGGCGCCATCGTGGACGTGGTGCCCAACCACATGGCCGTGCCGGTGCCGGAGAAGCGCAACCGGGCGCTGTGGTCGGTGCTGCGCGAGGGCCCGGAGTCGCCGTACGCATCCTGGTTCGACGTCGACTGGTCGGCGCAGGACGGCGCGCTGTTGCTGCCCGTGCTCGGCCGTCGGATCGCCGAGTGCCTGCGCACCGGCGAGCTGGCGGTGGACGAGTCGGACGAGGCTGTCGCCGAGTTCGGCGGGCCGGTGCTGCGCTACTTCTCGCACGTCTTCCCGGTCCGGCCGGGCACCGAGCACCTGCCGATGCACACGCTGGTGCGCGCGCAGCACTACCGGCTGGCCTACTGGCGCGTGGCCACCGAGGAGCCGGGTTACCGGCGTTTCTTCGATGTCAGCAGCCTGATCGCGATCCGGGTGGAGGACTCCGGTGTGCTGCACGCGACGCACCGGCTGCTGCTCGAGCTGATGCGCGAAGGGATCCTCGACGGCCTGCGGATCGACCATCCGGACGGGCTCGCCGACCCGCGCGGCTATCTGCGCTTCCTGCGCAAGGCCACCTCCGGGGCGTGGACCGTGGTGGAGAAGATCCTTGCCGCGGACGAGCAGCTGCCCATCGACTGGGAGTGCGCCGGCACCACCGGGTACGACGCGCAGCGGGCGATCGGCGCGCTGCTGACCGACCCGATCGGCGCGGAGCGGCTGGTGGCGCTGTACGTCGGGCTGACCGGCTCGGCCCAGGACTTCGGGCCGGTGGCCCGCGAGGCGCGGCTGTTCGTGCTCGACACCGTGCTGCGGGCCGAGGCGGACCGGCTGGTCGAGGTGCTCGTCGCGATCTGCCGCACCGAGCTCGAGCTGCGCGACCACACCCAGCTCGGCCTGCACGAGTCGGTGTGCGCGCTGATCGCGAACCTGCGCGTCTACCGGGCGTACTCGGTGCCGGGGGAGCCGCCACCGGCCGACTCGGTGATCCGGGTGGAGGCGGCGGCGAAGGCCGCGGCGGCCCAACTGCCGGCCGAGCGGCACGAGACGCTCTACCTGGTGCGCGACATCGCGCTGGGCCGGGTCGGTCCGCGCGACGAGCTGCGCGACGAGTTCCAGATCCGGTTCCAGCAGACCTGCGCCGCGGTGACGGCCAAGGGCGTGGAGGACACCGCGTTCTACCGCTGGACCGCGCTGCCCGGCGCCTCGGACGTGGGCGGCGAACCGACCGAGCCGGCCCTGGCCCCCGCCCGCTTCCACGGGTTCTGCGCGCTGCGGCAGGCCGAGTGGCCGGCCGCGATGACGGTGCTGAGCACGCACGACTCCAAGCGTTCGGAGGACGTGCGGGCCCGGCTCACCGTGCTGACCGAGATGCCCGAGGACTGGGCCGTGGCGCTGGCCGGGTTCCAGACCGCGGTGCGCGCGACGGCCGCGCCGCCCGCGGCGCCGGAGCCCGCGGACGAATACCTCCTCTGGCAGAGCCTTTTCGGAGCGTGGCCGATCGACGGCGAGCGGCTGCTGCCTTACCTGCGCAAGGCCCTGCGCGAGGCGAAGACCCGCACCTCGTGGAGCGCCCCGGACGAGGACTACGAAGCCCGGGTGCTGGACTTCGCCGCCGCCGCGCTCGCCAGCGACAAGGTGCGCGCCGAGGTCGAGGCCTTCGTGCAGCGGATCGAGCCGTACACCACCAGCAACATACTGACGCAGAAGCTGGTGCAGCTGACCATGGCCGGGGTGCCGGACGTGTATCAGGGCTCGGAATCGGAGTTCTGGGCGCTGACCGACCCGGACAACCGCCGCCCGGTCGACTTCGGGCACCTGCGCGAGCTGCTGGACAAGGCCGACGCGGACGCCGAGGGCGACAGCGCGGCCGAGGCCAGGGGCGGCGCGCTGGCCAAGATCCTGGTCACCTCGCGCGCACTGCGGCTGCGCCGGGAGCGGCCGGAGTTCTTCGGGCCGGAGGCGTCGCAGACCCCGCTGTTCGCCATCGGGCCGGCCGCCGGGCACGCGGTGGCGCTGCTGCGCGGCGAGAACGTGGCGACCGTCGGCACCCGGCTGCCGGCCGCGCTCGAGCGCTTCGGCGGCTGGCGCGACACCGCGCTGCCGCTGCCGCCGGGCACCTGGCGCTGCCGGCTCAGCGGCCGGGCGTACCGGGTGGACGCGCAGTCCGGAGTCGGGCTGCCGCTGGCCTGGCTGACCGAGCACCTGCCGGTGGCGCTGCTGGTCCGGGAAGAAGAGGTCGAGGTCGAGATCGCATGA
- a CDS encoding cold-shock protein yields MATGTVKWFNSEKGFGFIEQDEGGPDVFAHYSAIATQGYRELREGQQVTFEVTESAKGPQATNILPL; encoded by the coding sequence ATGGCAACGGGCACGGTGAAGTGGTTCAACTCGGAGAAGGGCTTCGGGTTCATCGAGCAGGACGAGGGCGGACCTGACGTCTTCGCCCACTACTCCGCCATCGCCACCCAGGGCTACCGCGAACTGCGGGAGGGACAGCAGGTCACCTTCGAGGTGACGGAGAGTGCCAAGGGCCCCCAGGCCACGAACATTCTGCCGCTGTGA
- a CDS encoding NADH:flavin oxidoreductase/NADH oxidase produces MSLLFSPLTLRERTIPNRAWVSPMCQYSSVDGRPTDWHLVHLGSLARGGAGLVFTEATAVVPEGRISPQDAGIWNDEQAEDYARITAFIRSQGAVPGIQLAHAGRKASTYAPWRGRHSVALADGGWTTVGPSAVAFGDYAEPRALDAAEIPALVQAWAAAARRAVAAGFDVLEIHGAHGYLVHEFLSPLSNLRTDGYGGDLAGRARLLLEIVDAVRAAVPEHVLLFVRLSASDWVPGGLTVDDVSEVATLLAPRGVDLIDVSSGGNSPAQDIAIGPGYQVPFARAIRAASGLPTAAVGLITEPEQAEKILSESSADAVLLARALLREPNWARRAAFELGDDLPWPPQDERAKPSRD; encoded by the coding sequence ATGAGCCTTCTCTTCAGTCCGCTGACGCTGCGTGAGCGAACCATCCCCAACCGTGCCTGGGTCTCCCCGATGTGCCAGTACTCCTCGGTCGACGGGCGGCCGACCGACTGGCACCTGGTGCATCTCGGCTCCCTGGCGCGCGGCGGCGCGGGACTGGTGTTCACCGAGGCGACGGCGGTCGTGCCGGAGGGGCGCATCTCCCCGCAGGACGCCGGGATCTGGAACGACGAGCAGGCCGAGGACTACGCCCGGATCACCGCGTTCATCCGCTCCCAGGGCGCGGTGCCCGGGATACAGCTCGCGCACGCCGGCCGTAAGGCCTCGACGTACGCGCCGTGGCGCGGCCGGCACAGCGTGGCCCTGGCCGACGGCGGCTGGACCACGGTCGGGCCCTCGGCGGTCGCGTTCGGCGATTACGCCGAGCCGCGCGCGCTCGATGCCGCCGAGATCCCGGCGCTGGTGCAGGCTTGGGCGGCCGCGGCCCGGCGCGCCGTCGCAGCGGGCTTCGACGTCCTGGAGATCCACGGCGCGCACGGCTATCTGGTGCACGAGTTCCTCTCGCCGCTCTCCAACCTGCGCACTGACGGCTACGGCGGCGACCTCGCCGGCCGAGCCCGGCTGCTGCTGGAGATCGTCGACGCGGTGCGCGCCGCCGTGCCCGAGCACGTGCTGCTGTTCGTCCGGCTCAGCGCCAGCGACTGGGTTCCCGGCGGCCTGACCGTGGACGACGTCAGCGAGGTCGCGACGCTGCTCGCCCCGCGCGGCGTGGACCTGATCGACGTCTCCAGCGGCGGCAACAGCCCGGCCCAGGACATCGCGATCGGGCCCGGCTACCAGGTCCCGTTCGCCCGCGCGATCCGGGCCGCGAGCGGCCTGCCGACCGCCGCCGTCGGGCTGATCACCGAGCCGGAGCAGGCCGAGAAGATCCTCTCCGAGTCCTCCGCGGACGCCGTGCTGCTCGCCCGCGCCCTGCTGCGCGAGCCCAACTGGGCGCGCCGCGCGGCCTTCGAACTCGGCGACGATCTGCCCTGGCCGCCGCAGGACGAGCGGGCCAAGCCGTCACGCGATTGA
- a CDS encoding Fpg/Nei family DNA glycosylase, with product MPELPEVEALSAFLDDKLAGRVVAGATPVSIQALKTYDPPLDALVGQAFDGATRHGKFLDLRLGELHLVTHLARAGWIRWRDELAKTPPRPGKGPLAMRVRLRGEEDDAAEAGFEITEAGTQKRLAIYVVRDVEQVPGIARLGVDPLTAEFTAEKLAELLDGDRRLIKGVLRDQTVIAGIGNAYSDEILHAARMSPFKIAAKLTAEEVEGLHDVAVRTLADAVERSRGLPMTDLKGEKKSGLRVHGRKGERCPVCGDTIREVSFSDSALQYCPTCQTGGKVLADRRLSRLLK from the coding sequence ATGCCCGAATTGCCGGAAGTCGAAGCCCTCAGCGCGTTCCTGGACGACAAGCTCGCCGGGCGGGTCGTGGCGGGCGCGACGCCGGTGTCCATCCAGGCGCTCAAGACCTACGACCCGCCGCTCGACGCCCTGGTCGGCCAGGCTTTCGACGGCGCCACCCGGCACGGCAAGTTCCTCGACCTGCGCCTCGGCGAGCTCCACCTCGTCACCCACCTCGCCCGGGCCGGCTGGATCCGGTGGCGGGACGAACTGGCCAAGACCCCGCCGCGCCCCGGCAAGGGCCCGCTGGCGATGCGGGTGCGGCTGCGCGGCGAGGAGGACGACGCCGCCGAGGCCGGGTTCGAGATCACCGAGGCCGGCACGCAGAAGCGCCTGGCGATCTACGTCGTGCGCGACGTCGAACAGGTGCCGGGGATCGCCCGCCTCGGCGTCGATCCGCTGACCGCCGAGTTCACCGCGGAGAAACTGGCGGAGCTGCTCGACGGCGATCGAAGGCTGATCAAGGGCGTGCTGCGGGATCAGACGGTGATCGCCGGCATCGGCAACGCCTACTCGGACGAGATCCTGCACGCGGCCCGGATGTCGCCGTTCAAGATCGCCGCGAAGCTGACGGCCGAGGAGGTCGAGGGGCTGCACGACGTCGCGGTGCGCACCCTCGCCGACGCCGTCGAGCGCTCGCGCGGTCTGCCGATGACCGACCTCAAGGGCGAGAAGAAGTCCGGCCTGCGCGTGCACGGCCGCAAGGGCGAGCGCTGCCCGGTGTGCGGCGACACGATCCGCGAGGTCTCCTTCAGCGACTCCGCGCTGCAGTACTGCCCGACCTGCCAGACCGGCGGGAAGGTGCTCGCCGACCGCCGGCTCTCCCGGCTGCTCAAGTGA